One genomic region from Quercus robur chromosome 4, dhQueRobu3.1, whole genome shotgun sequence encodes:
- the LOC126720956 gene encoding disease resistance protein RUN1-like, which translates to MMSFLNNEGASSSFSSTRRLNYDVFLSFRGEDTREGFTSHLYKALCDKGCYTFIDDKLRRGEEISEELIQAIKNSSILVIVFSESYAKSKWCLDELAEIVDCREKDEEVQIRPVFYNVDPSEIRNQKGNFGMALANHEMKVKNNKDKVQRWRDALRKAANASGWHYKKGCSTYKSESHFIQNIVEEISIAILNLTPLYVAEYPVAINSRAEAIESLLDIGLDEFCMVGIHGLPGVGKTTIAKAVYNKISKHFDGSSFLMNVRENLGTDAGIITLQKQLLDDILVDATWRVSDKFRGISLIQNRLCCKKVFLILDDVDDSTRIDNLLGKCDWFAPGSRVILTLRDISLLAALKEKLCTTYKVKEFKVEQLNKHEALQLFKDHAFSGNKPHDEDYSKLARKFIDFAKGLPLALEIIARDLCGKAKGEWESALDMYNKIPNKDIQKILRVSYDGLHDTQKDIFLDIACFFKGWNKDYVVKILNACGLCPGFGIPRLVNKYLITLDKFGRLSMHDLIQQMGKEVVRQEAPDILRKRSRLCCYKDSLKVLTTDKV; encoded by the exons ATGATGTCTTTCTTGAACAATGAAGgagcctcttcttctttttcttccacTCGCCGATTGAACTATGATGTTTTCTTGAGTTTTAGAGGTGAAGATACCCGCGAAGGTTTTACCAGTCATTTATATAAGGCTTTGTGTGACAAAGGCTGTTATACCTTCATCGATGATAAACTTCGGAGGGGAGAAGAGATTTCGGAAGAACTTATACAAGCCATAAAAAATTCATCTATTTTGGTTATTGTCTTCTCTGAAAGCTATGCAAAGTCCAAATGGTGCTTGGATGAACTTGCTGAGATTGTTGACTGTAGAGAAAAGGACGAGGAGGTTCAAATTCGTCCAGTTTTTTACAATGTTGATCCATCAGAAATACGAAATCAAAAGGGAAACTTTGGAATGGCATTGgctaatcatgaaatgaaggTCAAGAATAACAAGGATAAGGTGCAGAGGTGGAGGGATGCTCTAAGAAAAGCAGCTAATGCATCTGGATGGCATTACAAGAAAGG TTGCTCTACATATAAATCTGAATCTCACTTCATTCAAAACATTGTTGAAGAGATATCAATTGCTATATTAAACTTGACGCCATTATATGTTGCTGAATACCCAGTTGCAATAAATTCTCGTGCAGAGGCCATAGAGTCACTTTTAGATATTGGGTTAGATGAATTTTGCATGGTAGGGATTCATGGCCTTCCCGGAGTAGGAAAGACTACAATTGCAAAAGctgtttataataaaatttctaaacaTTTTGATGGAAGCAGCTTTTTAATGAATGTCAGAGAAAATTTGGGGACAGATGCTGGCATAATCACACTACAAAAGCAACTTCTTGATGACATCTTAGTGGATGCAACTTGGAGAGTGAGCGACAAATTTAGAGGAATCAGTTTAATACAAAATAGACTTTGCTGTAAAAAGGTTTTTTTAATCCTTGATGATGTCGATGATTCGACAAGAATAGATAATTTGCTTGGAAAATGTGATTGGTTTGCTCCCGGAAGTAGAGTCATTTTAACATTAAGAGATATAAGCTTGTTAGCTGCCCTTAAAGAAAAGCTTTGTACAACTTACAAGGTCAAGGAATTCAAGGTCGAGCAATTAAACAAACATGAAGCTCTTCAACTCTTCAAAGACCATGCCTTTTCGGGAAACAAACCTCATGATGAAGACTATTCTAAACTTGCAAGGAAATTCATAGATTTTGCCAAAGGCCTTCCACTAGCTCTAGAAATAATAGCTCGTGATTTGTGTGGAAAAGCTAAAGGTGAATGGGAAAGTGCATTAGATATGTATAACAAAATCCCCAATAAAGACATTCAAAAAATACTTAGAGTAAGTTACGATGGATTGCATGACACACAGAAAgatatttttcttgatattgcATGCTTCTTCAAAGGATGGAACAAAGATTATGTTGTAAAGATATTAAATGCTTGTGGATTATGTCCTGGCTTTGGTATTCCGAGACTTGTTAATAAGTATCTCATAACTCTTGACAAATTTGGTAGATTGTCAATGCATGACTTGATACAACAAATGGGCAAGGAAGTTGTTCGACAAGAAGCACCAGACATCCTTAGAAAACGTAGCAGATTATGTTGTTATAAGGATTCACTTAAAGTACTAACTACAGATAAggtataa
- the LOC126721614 gene encoding disease resistance-like protein DSC1, whose protein sequence is MLHSPQLVEVQLHTEAFIRMENLKFLIVENVHICKPLEFLPNNLVLLKWPYYPFQLPLEYFPEQLVAMEMPHSRIKLPKLIKQECRLGNLTDVNFEDCKFVRTLPKLWVPNLGNLNLSYCKNLVKLPKLRAPNLEDLNLSGCENLVEIDECFGYLEKLRIWDLSGCLKLQFLPSQLRLKSLKSFYLVGCLRLEKLPDFHQEMECLVGLYLSWSGIRELPSSIKHLTKLNRLCLSNCKNLQDLPDSIYKLQRLGELSTSTTKLRPTCNSFDSSSEGYEDLLMKPDYFPALEYIDLSESNIFNIVTVLESIC, encoded by the exons ATGTTGCATTCGCCTCAACTAGTAGAGGTGCAACTACACACTGAAGCTTTCATAAGGATggaaaatctcaaatttctaaTAGTTGAGAATGTACATATTTGTAAACCACTTGAATTTCTTCCCAACAATTTAGTACTTCTTAAGTGGCCCTATTATCCTTTTCAGTTGCCATTAGAATATTTTCCTGAACAACTTGTTGCTATGGAGATGCCACATAGTCGCATCAAATTGCCAAAGCTAATCAAGCAG GAGTGCCGGTTAGGAAATTTGACAGATGTCAATTTTGAAGATTGTAAATTTGTTAGGACTTTACCTAAATTATGGGTCCCAAATTTAGGGAACTTGAACCTCtcttattgtaaaaatttagttaaattaCCTAAATTACGGGCCCCAAATTTAGAGGATTTGAACCTCTCTGGTTGTGAAAATTTAGTTGAGATTGATGAATGCTTTGGATATCTTGAAAAGCTTAGAATATGGGATCTCAGTGGTTGCTTAAAACTTCAGTTTCTTCCGAGCCAACTCAGGTTGAAATCTCTTAAATCTTTTTATCTTGTTGGCTGCTTAAGGCTTGAGAAGCTCCCCGATTTTCATCAAGAAATGGAATGTTTAGTGGGTTTATATTTAAGTTGGAGTGGTATTAGAGAGCTGCCTTCATCAATCAAGCATCTCACTAAGCTTAATAGATTATGCCTTTCTAATTGCAAAAACCTTCAGGATCTTCCAGATAGCATTTATAAATTGCAACGCCTTGGGGAATTGTCGACTTCTACCACCAAATTGAGACCGACATGCAATTCTTTTGATAGCTCTTCCGAGGGCTATGAAGATCTTTTGATGAAGCCTGATTACTTCCCCGCATTGGAATATATTGATCTATCTGAAtccaatatttttaatattgttaCTGTCCTTGAAAGCATTTGTTGA